From Anopheles maculipalpis chromosome X, idAnoMacuDA_375_x, whole genome shotgun sequence:
GCGTTTTTAAAGTACACTCTCGAGAACTATTGTTAACAAACCAGGTTATAAAATTTCCTGCTAACAATAGCAACCGCAACCTAGTAAAGTCTGTAAGCCCAACTTAGTTAGAATTCCTTGGGTGCAAACAGTTTATACAATCTGCATTATGCATTTACGTAAATTACAACATTAAATTACGACAACGTGTCAATGAAATGAAGTATTGCTCCGATGTGAATAAGAGTTGTTTAATAAGTCATAGACAAAGTACCTGTTTGCTTTGTACCTGAACCTGTCAGTTAAGACTACGATCTTGAATTAGCAAAGGTCAATGAAaccggaggacgccaatgcacccTATGCAGgccgagaagaagaattttcaatagttCTAAAAGCACAGTAATTCGACCAGCCGTTTAGATGCTctttaataaaaacaacaacaacaattacTAACCAAAGGGTATTAAACAGCTAGTGATAAGCCCAGGATCAATCAAAACCAGATAATAATCCTTGTCCTTGTAGAGGGAATATTAAGGTCGTTAATTTCCTGTGGACCACAGCCTTGCAACCACACCCTTATGGTATACTTTTCCTCCAAGCAACCGTCGATGCTATCAACGCCAAAATATCGCAACGCTTACCAAATGTTACAAATGTTATGAGTTACCTAAacagtttgttttgcattgatATCGTATTatatttctcttttatttactttctttttctctttcaataGGACCATTTCAAATTTACGATACTTAATTCCATAATCGTAACTCGTCCAAGTGATCTCCTAGAGTTGGTCAACAGCGAGGCTCGGGTCATGTTACTTTACTGCACGAAAAGTGAGGCAATAGAAATTCTACACGCTGCAGAAGAACTACAAATAACAGGTGAAAATTATGTGTGGGTAGTCACTCAAAGTGTAATCGAAAATACCCAAACACATCCTCAGTTTCCAGTGGGTATGCTGGGCGTTCATTTCGACACATCGTCTGGGGCCCTGGTTAATGAAATAGCGACTGCTATTCGTGTATACGCGTACGGTGTGGAATATTACTTAAATGATGTCAAAAATACGGGACGCCGGCTGGATACTCATCAGCTTTCTTGTGAAGATCAAGGTCGAGGTCGGTGGGATAGCGGTGAAGTATTTTTCAAGTATCTACGAAACGTCTCGCTAGAAAGTGAATCAAATAAACCTAATATCGAGTTTACTGCCGACGGCGATTTAAAGTCTGCAGAGCTGAAAATCATGAATTTACGACCAAGTGTTAACAGTAAAGGACTAGTGTGGGAAGAAATCGGTGTTTGGAAATcatggcaacaacaaaaactggatATTCGTGATATCGCATGGCCAGGAAACTCCCATACACCACCACAAGGTGTTCCTGAAAAATTTCACcttaaaataacttttttagAAGAGGCCCCGTACATCAATCTTTCTCCAGCCGATCCGATCAGTGGTAAATGCCTGATGGACCGAGGAGTCCTATGTAGAGTTGCTGCAGACCATGAGATGACCGACATCGACATGGGCCAGGCACATAAGAATGGATCTTTCTACCAGTGTTGTAGTGGATTTTGTATAGATCTGTTAGAGAAATTTGCAGAAGAACTAGGATTTACCTACGAACTAGTACGCGTTGAAGATGGCAAATGGGGTACACtagaaaatggcaaatggaACGGTTTGATACATGAGCTAGTCAATCGAAAAACAGATATGGTGCTAACTTCATTAATGATAAATGCTGAACGTGAAGCAGTTGTGGACTTCAGTGAACCTTTTATGGAAACAGGAATTGCTATTGTTGTGGCTAAAAGAACTGGTATAATATCTCCAACGGCTTTTCTAGAGCCTTTTGATACAGCTTCATGGATGCTGGTGGGAATTTTTGCCATACAGGCTGCTACTTTCATGATATTCCTATTCGAGTGGTTGTCACCCAGCGGGTACGATATGAAAACAGTTTTACAAAACGGTCAATCGACTCCTTACcggttttctttgtttcgtaCTTATTGGTTAGTGTGGGCTGTCCTTTTTCAGGCTGCAGTTCATGTTGATTCGCCTCGCGGTTTCACTTCACGCTTCATGACAAATGTATGGGCTATGTTTGCAGTTGTGTTTCTCGCTATATATACCGCAAATTTAGCTGCTTTCATGATTACTCGAGAAGAATTTCATGAATTTACGGGGTTGGATGACTCCCGCCTGTCACATCCTTTTTCTCATAAACCAACAATAAAGTTTGGTACAATTCCGTGGAGTCACACTGACTCGACAatatcaaaatatttcaaagaaaTGCATTACTACATGAAACAATACAATCGATCAAGTGTAGCTGATGGTGTTACGGCTGTGCTCAGCGGTCATCTTGatgcatttatttatgatgGAACAGTTCTGGATTATCTGGTACAGCAAGACGAGGATTGTAGATTGCTCACTGTTGGTCAATGGTATGCTATGACCGGCTACGGTTTGGCATTTAGTCGAAACTCTAAATATGTCGGTATGTTTAACAAAAGACTTTTAGAGTTTCGCGCAAATGGCGATCTCGAACGACTGCGCCGCTTTTGGATGACTGGCACTTGTCGCCCAGGGAAACAAGAACATAAGTCGTCTGATCCACTTGCACTCGAGCAGTTTCTGTCTGCATTTTTATTACTGATGGCTGGTATTTTGCTTGCTGCATTACTGCTTCTGCTAGAACatctttattttaagtattttcGAAAACGATTAGCTAAAAAAGATCGTGGCGGTTGTTGTGCTTTAATTTCGCTTAGCATGGGTAAATCGCTTACGTTTCGTGGAGCGGTTTATGAGGCAACGGAAATACTGCGTCGTCATAGATGTAATGACCCAATCTGCGATACACATCTTTGGAAAGTAAAACATGAGCTTGACATGAGCCGTTTACGTAATCAACATCTTGAGAAAACGATGCATGCGCATGGTATTAAACCTCCTCAACTTAAAATGGGATCGACGAATGATATAATTGGCATAACAGGATCGGCAAGCACACGAGGTCAAATTGTTGATGTGTGCCAACAATCTCATTTTTTTGGTAACTTAAGCTTAGGAGAAAGTGCACAAGATCTTTATCGTTGGTCTTACAAAACAGAGATAGCCGAAATGGAAACGGTTTTGTAAACATGGATTTTATAACTATTGTAAAACTAACCTGATAGTTTTTGTGACATGTTTAaagttgttgatgttttcatGACGCGATGtacaaatatatttaataataatctaggagttgacaatacggcgtataGCCGTCgtactaaaataaatagtaatCTAAGAGTCAAAGATTTCAATAGACAAGTCTCAGTTAAGCTTCAAATCTAAAACTTATTTGAAACCAGCAAAACGAAAGTTATTTTTCCGCATCTATGAGTGTCTGCACCCTATTCATATTAAAGCATGTTGACTATATGTAATGAGATTATGTCATAGTTTTCCAGAACCCAAACggtttcgattttattatttctcaaatcaattaagttgttttaattagattcAACGAGACACTCactttatttaacaaaataaaaaaatatctcaaTATCACAGTATGTGTATaatcaaacacacaagaagaataatataaaaatgttgGCTTAAATATGAAATAACGTCGAAATAGTCAAGTATTGTATAAATTGTAATCGAAATAAATATAGTAAGTAATTTATCGTTTATCTTATTCACTGATTCGCCAAAGGCAACGATCTTGCCCTATGATTCCACGTCCCAATTGCAGTGTTTCTCAGGTCATAGAGCAGGTGGTTTCATGTTGGAAACAGTGGGGGATTTTAGTTTGAATGATAAGACGCCGCCGGATCGGCCGGATTGTTTGTCCTCTGTAAAtcgctatttttttaaacgtggATACACTTGTCCTGTGACCGGAGGAACATTATATCCTTCGAATCATTAttcgttttccaccattctTGTATTATTATATGTTGCCTTTGTCTTAAGTGTTTTTATAATGCCACGGGTAATCCGATGACGAGGCAGCAGCGTTCGGGGCCAATTCCAACTCTACCGTAAAAGGGAGACATGCGTATCCtacagtacagtgttctccaaatCAGCCCAACCTTGACACAACTAGTTCGGCTGAGTTGGCGTTGGGTTCGAGAGTGCATCGCGGGTTCACTCTAGAGAGCAGCGAAgtcgctcttgctgctgcgaGACGGGGCTTGCCGATTTTGTATCCGATGCTGACCCGGTAAACCTGGAACTGTTACTGCTGGACTGTTTGATGAACACTGCACGCAAATAATTGTTTGTGCTACCATaacaaagtttttgtttgttacattcCAACGCCTAGAGAGATTCACAGTAGTCATCCAACCACAATAGGCAACCCAGATGCATTCAAATTCCATCGCTATAATATTTACACCAATAGTaccagaaacaaaacaacgacaTCTACCTGGGGATTACAACACACAACGACCAATAGACCTGGACAACAACCACACATCCACAatcgagcatgcccgggatcaGCCAAAAAATATGGAGAAAATGCCTTATTAATAAAGCCGTCacacttaataataaataaataaataaataaataaataatttatcgttTAATTATTGTGAAATGTCTTTTAGTGTGTTTGAAGGTTTCCAGGGGAAAAGATTATATACGATCCCATACAAACTTGTCAGATTTATTTGGGGTTTACTAACGGTTTATTAGAAGATAATAAttatataaattaataaaacctcTTGCATACAAGCAGCGTGGCCCTTCTAAGCCCGAAAGATGAGTAACTTTGGCAAGCAAAACGGTAGCAGAAACTACGAGAAACCAGAAGAAATTATCTCACGGGGCGAAAGGGACGCTTACGGCTATAGACATTGTAGTGAAAATTTCCGGCCATCGAGAATTCGCATTGCCTATAAGGAAGAAGTGTTGGCTTTGAAATGTTCCGGCGTAATGTACATGTAGTCTTTACCACGGACCTGTGGGTGTTGGCCAAGCCTCTGGTGGTGCATGTGGTGGTGATTTGGCTACTAAGGCACAGCTTGCGCACTGTTTAATTTCctcttcattttgtttgttgatattCGTCCAATAAACTGCACTTCTAGCCATACTTTTCATTCTGACTATGTCTGGATGGCCTTGATGAAACATCGTTCTTCAAATAGAATGCATCCTTGGACAATAGACAAACCTCCTTTTTGTCGGTAAAAAGCTGCATCTTCTTCATGTTCAGCTGTTTGGCCATCCGTTGCCTAAATGATATGATACGCTTAAGAACACGGtcatgttttgttgcttttgcaatCATCAAGGATATGATCGGCATTTTGCCGGCTGAATCCTGAAGCACTGCTGtcatttctttttccaaaTAGACTGAAGCGATTATGTATTCTTCCTCTGccttattgttgttgttgatcagCCTTGACAGAACATCTGCATAACTAAACTTTGTTGTTGAGATGTACCGCAGCTCAAAATCATAACACATCAATGTTAATCCAAATCGCTGCAATCGGTTTGATGTATGTGTTGTTACGCCATTTTGAGAGCCGAAAATGCGAAGTAGTGGTTGATGATCCGTTTCCAAACCGCCTGCCAATAATCATCATGTGAATCTTCGTCACAGCGTAAACCAGAGCCAATGCTTCCTTGTCTATTTGACCGTACTTTTGTTAAGCTGGTGCCAAAGATCGTAAAGCGTGCTGAACGATTTTTTCACTCTTATACAGGAACTTGTGTCTGATTGTTGCGCCGATAGCACTATTAGCcgcatctgctgctgctatgaTTTTAAGCTCCAGATTGTAATGGGTAAGGTCTGATTTTAAAAGCTATATAATCCGTTCAAACAGCTTTTGGCAAATGTAACAAAGTGACCTTTAACcgaaacattattttctaAAACATCCTTTAACAGATTTTCGCCATtctgaaacattttttaagtGCCTTACTACATCCGTCTGGTCAAAGCTGCTTTGAGTTATAGTCACTCTGTTGAAATTTGCGAATGGCATTTCCATAGCGATTGTTGcgctatttttttatttatatttatattttttatttattacggCTCACCGCCGTATTGTATATGTTACGTTATTTggcattttgaaaattatttgatttcggTGGTAGTTGATCGACTTCTTTGTCATGCGGATGAAGTAATTGACCTGAATTTCTTGGTGTTGTTTTCTACTGAGTGCGTCTGCAACGACACTCGTTTTTCGCTCTCTGTATTTTACTTTGTACTCGTATTTTTCTAACGCCAGCGCAGTATTTTAGAGTTCTTGGTTGATTTGATGAATATTAACGGCTTATGATCAGTGACCAATGTAAATTTCCTTCCGTACAGGTAAGGCTTGCATTATCCTACTGCCCGTACTATGGCCCAATCTGTGGATGGTTCTTTTCTGTGGATGTTTATTTTGATTCCGTTTCGTTAAGAGTTCTGCGACACAAacgctgttgtttttttttttcccttcttgtATTTGAGACAGAACTGCTCCGAGAGTCAAATCGTTCAACTGACAACTGATGCAAGTTCAGTTGTTAGAATGAACGCTTGTATGAAGTCCGGATATGCCAATACTTCGTCTGATGATATAATGTTTTTGAGTTCGTTCAATCTTTTCTTATCatctttttcatctttttcaaaatctacgattgattaatttttcaagTACCTTGCTTGTGGTTGAACGAACCGCAAGCAaggtatttgatttttttttaagtgagCTAGCCCTTGCTTTTTTATCGCTTTATCGTTTGATGTGAATTGACCCTAATTGAACCTATAGCTGTATCCAAATGCCTATTACTCTCGATTGAAGTAAACGTTCAAAGGAAAGCATGTGCTTTTTCTATACTTTTAGGGCGAGCAGCTTGTGCGTATCCATAATAAGGTTTTTGTAAACCACTTATGTACGCCGCCAGATTGTATTCGTTTTCCTATAGTGTCCCTCAATATTACCTTCCATGCGATTAATCCACAATTGTATGAAGATAATTCCTTCTTATTACCCAATGATTCGCTCAGTATTTCTCTAACTTCACTAAAGCTCGAGGGTTTACCTTTCACGCTCGAAATGTCATTTCCATATCCTTCTATTTTATGTAACACGGCTGTCAAGTACATCCGAAAAATGTGTGCCGGTATTTACGATATTTTCAAAAGTTCCAAGCGTTTCTTCTGCTGTGTTCAACCAACAAgccaaaaacagcaacaacaaatcgatagaactttttttttggtttgacaAGTAACACTGCTCAACTGGCCTTGTTACCGGCCTACCCGGCTATTTAACGGCAGTTTAATGGTTATTCAAGCAGATTTATCTCACTGGGTGGCTCGAATATTACATGACTTGGGAAGAATGGAATACGGCATCGCCTTTAGTCTCAATGCAACTAAAACCAAATTAAAAAACCATACATACAATCCTTAATCCATCCCCAAGGATTCCATCCCATCCCAATCCTATCCCATCCATCCCAATCCTATCAATACTTTACTAGCAATCGCAACAGAAATCCCTTTCGCAATTAGGagcaaatttcttttttttttgttcgtaagaacggcctggccgtattgacttatgaataccacgtagtgaggtatgtcagtcttcactacggggggacggtccg
This genomic window contains:
- the LOC126568108 gene encoding glutamate receptor ionotropic, NMDA 2B — translated: MMSLTPSPTAILNTLCKEFLHANVTAILYMMNYESYGRSTASAQYFLQLAGYLGIPVISWNADNSGLERRASQSALQLQLAPSIEHQSAAMLSILERYKWHQFSVVTSQIAGHDDFVQAVREQVAAMDHFKFTILNSIIVTRPSDLLELVNSEARVMLLYCTKSEAIEILHAAEELQITGENYVWVVTQSVIENTQTHPQFPVGMLGVHFDTSSGALVNEIATAIRVYAYGVEYYLNDVKNTGRRLDTHQLSCEDQGRGRWDSGEVFFKYLRNVSLESESNKPNIEFTADGDLKSAELKIMNLRPSVNSKGLVWEEIGVWKSWQQQKLDIRDIAWPGNSHTPPQGVPEKFHLKITFLEEAPYINLSPADPISGKCLMDRGVLCRVAADHEMTDIDMGQAHKNGSFYQCCSGFCIDLLEKFAEELGFTYELVRVEDGKWGTLENGKWNGLIHELVNRKTDMVLTSLMINAEREAVVDFSEPFMETGIAIVVAKRTGIISPTAFLEPFDTASWMLVGIFAIQAATFMIFLFEWLSPSGYDMKTVLQNGQSTPYRFSLFRTYWLVWAVLFQAAVHVDSPRGFTSRFMTNVWAMFAVVFLAIYTANLAAFMITREEFHEFTGLDDSRLSHPFSHKPTIKFGTIPWSHTDSTISKYFKEMHYYMKQYNRSSVADGVTAVLSGHLDAFIYDGTVLDYLVQQDEDCRLLTVGQWYAMTGYGLAFSRNSKYVGMFNKRLLEFRANGDLERLRRFWMTGTCRPGKQEHKSSDPLALEQFLSAFLLLMAGILLAALLLLLEHLYFKYFRKRLAKKDRGGCCALISLSMGKSLTFRGAVYEATEILRRHRCNDPICDTHLWKVKHELDMSRLRNQHLEKTMHAHGIKPPQLKMGSTNDIIGITGSASTRGQIVDVCQQSHFFGNLSLGESAQDLYRWSYKTEIAEMETVL